One genomic segment of Ignavibacteriales bacterium includes these proteins:
- a CDS encoding DNA alkylation repair protein: MNSQTNSILTTLYSNANPKNVEGMARYGIKSSRNVLGVSSKLLFSLANTIGTNQELALELWQTGIYDARILGALIADPKQIKRSTMNAWVKDFDNWAICDGVCMHCFRDTPYAQELALKWVKQKQEFVRRAGFTLIATLCVNDKKADDAVFLQYLPLIKKYATDERTYVKKAVNWALRQIGKRSLNLNPHAIKTAEEIHRMNSSSAKWIASDALRELRSPAVQKRLKKWAERSKKNQRTT; the protein is encoded by the coding sequence TTGAACTCCCAAACCAATTCAATCCTTACCACACTTTACTCCAACGCCAATCCCAAGAATGTCGAAGGTATGGCAAGATATGGCATTAAAAGTTCCCGTAATGTACTTGGTGTTTCCTCAAAACTTCTTTTCTCACTTGCTAACACCATTGGTACCAATCAAGAGCTTGCACTCGAGCTCTGGCAAACCGGAATCTATGATGCACGAATTCTTGGCGCCCTCATTGCTGATCCAAAGCAGATAAAGAGAAGCACAATGAATGCATGGGTGAAAGATTTTGACAACTGGGCAATTTGCGACGGTGTCTGCATGCATTGTTTCCGCGACACACCGTATGCGCAAGAACTTGCTTTGAAATGGGTAAAACAAAAACAGGAGTTTGTCCGGCGCGCCGGATTTACATTGATAGCGACGCTGTGCGTCAACGACAAAAAAGCGGATGATGCGGTATTTCTTCAATATCTTCCGCTTATTAAAAAATACGCTACAGACGAACGTACCTATGTGAAGAAAGCTGTCAACTGGGCGCTTCGTCAGATTGGAAAACGCAGTCTGAACCTCAATCCACATGCTATCAAGACTGCAGAAGAAATTCATAGGATGAATTCTTCTTCTGCGAAGTGGATCGCATCGGATGCACTGCGTGAATTACGCAGTCCCGCCGTACAGAAACGGTTGAAGAAATGGGCGGAACGATCAAAGAAAAATCAAAGGACGACCTGA
- the trpD gene encoding anthranilate phosphoribosyltransferase, with protein MKTHIEKCLSGEHLTVTEASNALDTIMTGQATDSQIAGLMIALRAKGETVDELVGFARTMREHAVKISIEDPDAIDMCGTGGDGLGTFNISTVASFVAAGAGVTVAKHGNRSVSSQCGSADVLTALGVNVQSSAETVQACINRIGIGFLFAPLHHPAMKYAAKPRSELGVRSFFNIIGPLTNPAGVKRQLVGVYNPQVAPILAGALQKLGAEKACVVHSNDGMDEVTLSSGTKVYEVNKNEQLREYHLQPEDFGFSKLTLDGLHGGDKNANAAIAMKVLQGGKSSARDVVVANAALGIYVSGKANTILEGKQKAEESINSGKALEKLKKLIQYTDQP; from the coding sequence ATGAAAACACACATTGAAAAATGTTTGTCGGGCGAACACCTGACAGTAACAGAAGCGTCAAACGCGCTGGATACTATCATGACCGGGCAGGCAACCGATTCCCAAATTGCCGGCCTCATGATTGCTCTGCGTGCAAAAGGCGAAACGGTGGATGAGCTTGTAGGCTTTGCCCGTACGATGCGCGAACATGCTGTCAAGATTTCCATAGAAGATCCGGATGCAATTGATATGTGCGGCACCGGCGGCGATGGTTTGGGCACATTTAACATTTCGACTGTTGCATCGTTTGTTGCGGCGGGGGCCGGCGTCACGGTTGCAAAGCATGGCAATCGCTCTGTCTCAAGTCAATGCGGCAGTGCGGATGTGCTCACGGCGCTGGGTGTGAATGTCCAGAGCTCGGCTGAAACGGTGCAGGCATGCATTAACCGCATCGGCATCGGATTCTTATTTGCACCGCTGCATCATCCGGCGATGAAATACGCTGCAAAGCCGCGTTCAGAATTAGGAGTGCGGAGTTTTTTCAATATTATCGGTCCGTTGACAAATCCGGCCGGTGTAAAACGTCAGCTCGTAGGAGTCTACAATCCGCAAGTTGCTCCTATACTTGCTGGTGCGCTCCAAAAGCTTGGTGCTGAAAAAGCATGCGTTGTCCACAGCAATGACGGCATGGATGAAGTAACGCTCTCCAGTGGAACAAAAGTCTATGAAGTAAATAAGAATGAACAATTGCGTGAATATCATTTACAGCCGGAGGATTTTGGTTTTTCAAAGCTGACACTTGATGGTCTACACGGCGGTGACAAGAATGCGAATGCGGCCATCGCGATGAAGGTGTTGCAAGGCGGGAAGAGTTCTGCGCGTGATGTAGTTGTTGCGAATGCGGCGCTTGGAATTTATGTTTCAGGAAAAGCGAATACCATCCTTGAAGGAAAGCAGAAAGCCGAAGAGTCAATTAATTCCGGCAAAGCATTGGAGAAATTGAAAAAACTTATTCAATATACCGACCAGCCATGA
- the trpC gene encoding indole-3-glycerol phosphate synthase TrpC, with product MNILEEILEHKRQEVALAKKAMPLEQLKDMSGFARNCYSLQKALSGKDTVVIAEIKKASPSKQVIREDFHPLEIARAYVDGGASALSVLTDKKYFQGDIRFIADMRSSVPIPILRKDFIIDSYQLAEAKAFGADAVLLIAAALKPERMRDLFHEAASLGLECLVEVHTIRELNILNFIPARMIGVNNRNLSNFAVDISTTIRVASRIPKEIIIVSESGITNRKEIEQLAAHGIRAVLVGESFMRAHNPGEALRALLITSKDISK from the coding sequence ATGAACATCCTCGAAGAAATTCTTGAACATAAGCGGCAGGAAGTTGCGCTTGCGAAAAAAGCAATGCCGCTCGAGCAGCTGAAAGACATGTCGGGTTTTGCACGGAATTGTTACTCATTGCAAAAAGCCTTAAGTGGAAAAGATACTGTTGTCATAGCGGAGATTAAGAAAGCATCACCGTCAAAGCAAGTCATCCGGGAAGATTTTCATCCGTTGGAGATAGCACGTGCATATGTTGACGGCGGTGCCAGTGCGCTTTCGGTGTTAACGGATAAAAAATATTTTCAAGGAGACATCCGTTTTATCGCAGACATGCGTTCATCTGTGCCAATACCGATTCTGCGAAAAGATTTTATTATAGATTCGTACCAGCTTGCAGAAGCAAAAGCGTTTGGCGCTGATGCCGTACTCTTGATAGCGGCAGCGTTGAAACCAGAGCGAATGCGCGATTTGTTTCATGAAGCGGCATCACTTGGACTTGAATGTCTCGTAGAAGTACATACGATACGCGAACTCAATATTCTTAATTTTATTCCGGCAAGAATGATTGGGGTCAATAATCGAAACCTATCAAACTTCGCAGTAGATATATCGACAACCATTCGGGTAGCTTCTCGAATTCCCAAAGAAATCATTATCGTCAGCGAAAGCGGAATTACAAATAGAAAAGAGATCGAGCAGCTGGCCGCGCACGGCATTCGCGCGGTCCTTGTTGGCGAAAGCTTCATGCGTGCACACAATCCTGGGGAGGCATTGCGTGCACTGCTGATAACCTCAAAGGATATAAGCAAGTGA
- a CDS encoding aminodeoxychorismate/anthranilate synthase component II translates to MILVIDNYDSFTYNLVQAIGKKTKDILVKRNNELAADEIARLAPRGIILSPGPGKPENAGITVEVIQRFGSTIPILGVCLGHQAIGLAFGAQITHAPSLMHGRTSTVTHSGETILKSVANPLLVGRYHSLIISPQQFPDDLKISARTYDGIIMGVTHRKYPIEGIQFHPESVLTQDGEIILNNWLEVYKIL, encoded by the coding sequence ATGATTCTGGTGATCGATAATTATGATTCGTTCACGTACAATCTTGTGCAGGCAATCGGCAAGAAGACGAAGGATATTCTTGTGAAGCGTAACAATGAGCTTGCTGCCGATGAGATAGCACGTCTTGCGCCGCGCGGTATCATCCTGTCGCCGGGTCCCGGTAAGCCGGAAAATGCCGGCATAACAGTAGAAGTGATTCAACGTTTCGGGTCAACAATTCCAATCCTTGGCGTGTGTCTCGGGCACCAGGCAATTGGTCTTGCTTTTGGTGCGCAAATTACGCACGCACCTTCGCTTATGCACGGAAGAACTTCAACGGTAACGCATTCCGGTGAGACCATTCTCAAATCGGTGGCAAATCCATTACTTGTAGGGCGTTACCACTCGCTTATCATTTCACCGCAACAATTTCCTGATGACCTCAAAATATCCGCCCGCACATACGACGGTATAATTATGGGTGTGACACACCGGAAGTATCCTATCGAAGGAATTCAATTTCATCCTGAATCAGTTCTTACGCAGGATGGTGAAATTATTCTTAATAACTGGCTGGAGGTTTATAAAATCCTATGA
- a CDS encoding class I SAM-dependent methyltransferase has protein sequence MKHHYVHGYNERESVRLEDQANCLSELLHYDSIFPKGSTILEAGCGVGAQTKIIAPKNPDSKFISIDISDESLQKADSLIKSLNIRNVEFQIANIFDLKFQEESFDHIFVCFVLEHLPNPQDALVILKKVLKKGGTITLIEGDHGSTFFYPYSQYAQAAINAQVTLQSENGGNALIGRQLYPLLVSSGFKKCKVSPRMVYVDSSKPDFVEGFTKNTFTSMIEGVKEKAVKNSIMDAPSFDKGVQDLYRTTQSDGVFCYTFFKGIGYNI, from the coding sequence ATGAAACATCATTATGTGCATGGGTATAACGAACGAGAATCTGTGAGATTAGAAGATCAAGCTAATTGTTTAAGTGAACTTCTTCATTACGATTCAATATTTCCAAAAGGTTCAACGATTCTTGAAGCTGGCTGTGGAGTTGGAGCGCAAACCAAGATCATTGCTCCAAAGAATCCGGATTCAAAATTTATATCCATTGATATTTCAGACGAGTCGCTACAGAAGGCAGATTCTCTTATCAAATCGCTTAATATCCGTAATGTAGAGTTTCAGATCGCAAATATTTTTGATTTGAAATTTCAAGAAGAATCGTTTGACCATATTTTTGTTTGTTTTGTTCTTGAACATCTTCCGAATCCTCAGGATGCATTAGTCATTCTCAAAAAGGTTTTAAAAAAGGGAGGAACTATTACTCTTATTGAAGGAGATCATGGTTCGACTTTCTTTTATCCTTACAGCCAATACGCACAAGCCGCGATTAATGCTCAGGTGACATTGCAGTCAGAGAATGGCGGTAATGCACTCATCGGCAGACAGCTGTATCCTTTGCTCGTCAGTTCAGGGTTTAAGAAATGCAAAGTATCTCCAAGAATGGTCTATGTAGACTCAAGCAAACCTGATTTTGTGGAAGGATTCACAAAGAATACTTTTACTTCTATGATTGAAGGGGTGAAAGAGAAAGCTGTTAAGAATTCAATAATGGATGCGCCATCATTTGATAAGGGAGTTCAAGATTTATATAGGACAACTCAATCAGATGGTGTTTTTTGTTACACGTTTTTTAAAGGTATCGGCTATAATATTTAA
- the trpB gene encoding tryptophan synthase subunit beta: MKSTKHLYDYPDKRGYFGSYGGRFVPETLMHALFELEELYREAKRDPKFKKEFTTMLHTYAGRPTPLTFANRLTEHYRRGKIYLKREDLCHTGAHKINNTIGQILLAKRAGKKRIIAETGAGQHGVATATVAAKMGLPCVVYMGEEDIQRQELNVHRMKMLGAKVVSVTTGSRTLKDATSEAIRDWVTNVDSTFYIIGSVVGPHPYPMMVRDFQSIIGEETRKQILGREGRVPSILLACVGGGSNAMGLFFPFIQDHVRMIGVEAAGCGLHTKKHAATLTKGTPGVLHGSFSYLLQDKNGQVELAHSISAGLDYPGVGPEHSALKDLGRVTYVSITDKQALSAAHLLTRLEGIIPALESAHAFAYLNKLMPATSKKDIVVVNLSGRGDKDMAMYSTALSIGGKIK; encoded by the coding sequence ATGAAATCAACAAAACACTTATACGACTATCCAGATAAGCGCGGATATTTTGGCAGCTACGGCGGCAGATTTGTACCAGAGACACTCATGCACGCATTGTTCGAACTTGAAGAACTTTATCGAGAAGCAAAACGCGACCCGAAATTTAAAAAAGAATTTACGACGATGCTGCACACGTACGCAGGGCGTCCAACACCATTGACGTTTGCAAATCGATTGACAGAACATTATAGGCGCGGGAAAATCTATTTAAAGCGCGAAGATCTCTGCCATACAGGTGCACATAAAATCAATAACACGATAGGTCAGATTTTATTGGCGAAACGCGCAGGCAAGAAACGTATCATTGCAGAAACGGGCGCGGGGCAGCACGGCGTTGCAACAGCAACAGTTGCGGCAAAAATGGGATTGCCGTGTGTTGTATATATGGGTGAAGAAGATATTCAGAGGCAGGAATTAAATGTGCATCGGATGAAAATGTTGGGCGCGAAAGTTGTTTCGGTTACAACAGGAAGTCGCACATTAAAGGATGCAACAAGCGAAGCCATCCGTGATTGGGTAACCAATGTTGACAGTACGTTTTATATTATCGGCTCGGTCGTAGGCCCGCATCCGTATCCAATGATGGTACGTGATTTTCAATCGATCATTGGTGAAGAAACGCGGAAACAAATTCTTGGTCGCGAGGGCAGGGTTCCTTCCATTCTTCTTGCCTGTGTTGGAGGCGGCAGTAATGCTATGGGTTTGTTTTTTCCGTTTATTCAGGATCATGTTCGCATGATTGGCGTGGAGGCTGCCGGATGCGGATTGCATACGAAAAAACATGCAGCAACACTGACAAAAGGAACACCAGGCGTATTGCACGGTTCGTTCAGTTATTTACTGCAGGATAAGAATGGACAAGTAGAATTAGCGCACTCCATTTCTGCCGGACTTGATTATCCCGGCGTTGGCCCGGAGCATAGCGCGCTGAAAGACCTTGGCAGAGTTACATATGTATCCATTACCGATAAACAAGCACTGAGTGCCGCGCATCTTCTGACGCGATTGGAGGGAATTATTCCCGCGCTCGAATCGGCGCATGCATTCGCCTATCTGAATAAACTTATGCCTGCAACATCAAAAAAGGATATTGTTGTGGTCAATCTTTCAGGCCGCGGCGACAAGGATATGGCAATGTACTCGACTGCGCTGTCGATCGGAGGTAAAATAAAATGA
- a CDS encoding phosphatase PAP2 family protein has product MTMKKLLSYLAPVDFVSIVFMLFLIGLNLIFLGRVSAWLEIIVIDLVVIAVIFLLAYLAETNKTKLLIGLHRFYSYAFVLFVFKEIYLMVQPIHPVDYDWLFISIDHWFFGVNPTQWAAQFAHPVLTEIFQVAYFSYYILFLMLGIELYRRSTIDEFDHAAFLVVYGFYLSYLGYFLLPAVGPRFTLHNYYLLDQELPGLFLTTPIRNFINAGESISSTLPNVIQFVQRDVFPSGHTQLTLIVVYLGHHYRLRTRWIMTVLAGLLIVGTIYLRYHYVVDLIGGAMFFLFTIWSGKKIQAWWEYQLKRLN; this is encoded by the coding sequence ATGACTATGAAGAAGTTACTATCCTATCTTGCCCCGGTTGATTTTGTCTCCATCGTCTTCATGCTTTTTCTGATTGGATTGAATCTGATCTTCCTTGGTCGCGTGTCAGCATGGCTGGAGATCATAGTCATCGACCTTGTCGTTATTGCTGTCATCTTTTTGTTGGCATATTTAGCAGAGACAAATAAAACGAAACTCCTGATCGGCCTCCATCGTTTTTACAGTTATGCGTTTGTCTTATTTGTTTTCAAAGAAATTTATTTAATGGTACAGCCAATTCATCCCGTGGATTATGATTGGCTCTTTATTTCAATCGATCACTGGTTCTTCGGAGTCAATCCTACTCAGTGGGCGGCACAGTTCGCGCATCCGGTGTTAACAGAGATATTTCAAGTTGCATATTTTTCCTATTACATACTGTTTCTCATGCTTGGCATAGAACTCTATCGTCGTTCCACGATTGATGAATTTGATCATGCCGCGTTTCTCGTCGTGTATGGATTTTATCTTTCTTATTTGGGATATTTTCTGTTACCGGCTGTCGGTCCACGCTTTACATTGCATAATTATTATTTGCTTGACCAGGAATTACCGGGTTTATTTCTTACGACACCGATACGCAATTTCATCAATGCAGGCGAATCGATTTCCTCAACACTTCCCAACGTGATACAATTTGTTCAGCGTGATGTATTTCCAAGCGGGCATACACAACTTACGCTGATTGTCGTCTATCTTGGCCATCACTACCGCCTCAGGACGAGATGGATTATGACGGTCCTTGCCGGATTGCTTATTGTTGGAACAATTTATTTGCGTTATCATTATGTCGTTGATCTTATAGGTGGCGCAATGTTTTTCTTGTTCACGATATGGAGCGGCAAGAAGATTCAAGCCTGGTGGGAATATCAATTAAAAAGATTAAATTGA
- a CDS encoding ROK family protein: MNQKEVVLGVDIGGTNTKFGYVDKTGNLLAEGEMSTEALRPSDEFFERLHNEAEKLFAPKKDQLKLVGIGLGAPNGNYYKGTIEQPPNLSWKYVDVVATLKRWYSIPVVLTNDANAAALGEQLFGAAKGMKDFIVITLGTGLGSGIVANGELIYGHDGFAGEIGHTIVDPNGRLCGCGRRGCLETYASASGICRTVEELLHESSSPSELREISLDKLTSKRIYEAAQHGDKLALEAFEMTGRYLGLKLADSVAYTSPEAIILFGGLAAAGDFIFVPTKKYMEEYLLGIFKNKVRLLRSGLPKGNSAILGAAALIWKELLKV; this comes from the coding sequence ATGAATCAAAAAGAAGTAGTACTTGGCGTTGATATCGGAGGCACCAACACGAAATTTGGTTATGTCGATAAGACCGGAAATCTTCTCGCTGAAGGGGAGATGTCGACAGAAGCACTTCGGCCGTCAGACGAATTCTTTGAACGGCTTCATAACGAAGCAGAGAAACTCTTTGCGCCAAAAAAAGATCAACTGAAACTTGTTGGCATCGGCTTGGGTGCTCCTAATGGTAATTATTATAAGGGTACTATTGAACAGCCGCCGAATTTAAGCTGGAAGTATGTCGATGTTGTCGCGACACTGAAGCGCTGGTATTCCATCCCCGTTGTGTTGACGAATGATGCGAATGCCGCTGCTCTGGGAGAACAATTGTTCGGAGCGGCAAAAGGAATGAAAGATTTCATTGTGATTACGCTGGGAACCGGACTTGGCAGCGGTATTGTAGCAAATGGAGAACTCATTTACGGACATGATGGCTTTGCAGGAGAGATCGGTCATACAATTGTCGATCCGAATGGACGTTTGTGCGGCTGCGGACGGCGCGGATGCTTGGAGACGTACGCATCGGCAAGCGGAATTTGCCGGACGGTTGAGGAACTTCTTCATGAGTCATCATCCCCAAGTGAACTTCGAGAAATCAGTCTCGACAAGCTCACTTCAAAACGCATTTATGAAGCAGCACAGCATGGAGATAAACTCGCTTTGGAAGCATTTGAAATGACAGGTCGATATCTTGGATTGAAACTTGCAGATTCGGTTGCCTATACAAGTCCGGAAGCAATTATTCTTTTCGGAGGATTGGCTGCAGCGGGGGATTTTATTTTTGTGCCGACAAAGAAATATATGGAAGAATATCTTCTCGGCATTTTTAAGAATAAAGTACGATTATTGCGATCGGGTTTGCCGAAAGGAAATTCTGCGATTCTAGGAGCTGCTGCACTTATATGGAAAGAATTACTGAAAGTATAA
- the rsmA gene encoding 16S rRNA (adenine(1518)-N(6)/adenine(1519)-N(6))-dimethyltransferase RsmA — MLKPLKALGQNFLRDENILHKIVESLDLRTGDVVVEIGSGQGALTKHLCEKPVKLVGIEVDERAVRLLQERFGEKLELIHRDVLELNLAELAQHNGKKVRVVGNIPYYLTSEILFWLFDARMAVADATLMVQFEVARRLIAPPKNKEYGILSIFTQFYTECEMLFKVSRNCFFPKPEVDSAVVCFKFKEQLPDCDEMLFRSIVRSTFGQRRKTLRNGLKSMGYDDAVLKQIQVDLTRRPEDLSVEEFIFLSRNLSAINHHSEQ, encoded by the coding sequence GTGCTGAAACCACTCAAAGCTCTGGGTCAAAACTTTCTGCGGGATGAAAACATCCTGCACAAAATTGTAGAAAGCCTTGACCTTCGGACCGGCGATGTTGTTGTAGAAATCGGTTCCGGTCAAGGTGCGCTGACAAAGCATTTGTGTGAAAAGCCGGTGAAACTTGTCGGTATCGAAGTGGACGAGAGGGCAGTTCGGCTTCTTCAGGAACGATTTGGCGAGAAATTGGAACTGATACACCGCGATGTTCTCGAACTCAATCTTGCCGAACTGGCACAACACAACGGGAAAAAAGTGCGTGTTGTTGGCAATATTCCATATTATCTTACGAGTGAAATTCTCTTCTGGCTGTTCGATGCACGGATGGCAGTTGCCGATGCGACATTGATGGTGCAATTTGAAGTGGCGAGGCGCCTTATTGCTCCGCCGAAGAACAAGGAATATGGAATACTTTCAATCTTCACCCAATTCTACACCGAATGTGAAATGCTCTTCAAGGTTTCGCGGAATTGTTTTTTCCCAAAGCCGGAAGTGGATTCTGCCGTCGTCTGTTTTAAATTCAAGGAACAATTACCGGATTGTGATGAAATGCTTTTTCGATCGATCGTGCGTTCTACATTTGGTCAGCGACGAAAGACGCTGCGGAACGGATTGAAGTCGATGGGATACGATGATGCAGTGTTAAAACAAATTCAAGTTGATTTGACGAGGAGACCGGAAGATTTGAGCGTGGAAGAATTCATTTTCCTATCACGAAATCTTTCTGCAATCAACCATCACAGTGAACAATGA
- a CDS encoding glycoside hydrolase family 88 protein, producing the protein MNEYRRHLLFPILSVVVILFPAGLIAQRDIQKPLKQVVQEALDFSVQQSSRMAHSLQNQPGLLPKTADKSENLQTCRSDWWTSGFFPGVLWYLYEYSGREEIKKWAQEYTRREEDQQFTTNNHDVGFIIFCSFGNGFRITHDSTYRKIIQTASHSLITRFHPSIGCIRSWDYAEWNKQWQYPVIIDNMMNLEMLMWAAQEFQYPAFSDAAISHANVTMKNHYRSDYSCYHVVSYDTITGFPELKETAQGYSNYSAWARGQAWGLYGFTMMYRFTKDTAYLEQAKHIADFIIHHPRLPEDKIPYWDFDAPNIPDCLRDASAGSIICSALIDLSRYVETKLSGEYLSVAETQIRTLSSSEYRNAIGTQGNFILRHNVGHMPNKTEVDVPLIYADYYYVEALMRMKKLKGL; encoded by the coding sequence ATGAATGAATATAGAAGACATTTATTATTTCCAATCTTGAGTGTTGTTGTTATTCTGTTTCCAGCAGGACTCATTGCTCAACGTGATATACAAAAACCTCTGAAGCAGGTAGTACAAGAAGCCCTTGATTTTTCTGTGCAACAGAGTTCGCGTATGGCGCATTCCCTTCAAAACCAACCAGGCTTATTACCCAAGACGGCGGATAAATCCGAAAATTTACAGACCTGTCGTTCAGACTGGTGGACAAGCGGCTTCTTCCCAGGTGTATTATGGTACTTGTATGAATATTCCGGCAGAGAAGAAATAAAGAAATGGGCGCAGGAATACACTCGTCGGGAGGAAGATCAGCAATTCACCACGAATAATCACGACGTGGGTTTTATAATATTTTGCAGTTTTGGCAATGGCTTTAGGATCACGCATGATTCAACCTATAGAAAAATTATTCAGACAGCGTCACATTCGCTCATCACTCGCTTTCATCCATCTATTGGATGCATACGTTCATGGGATTATGCCGAATGGAATAAGCAATGGCAATATCCTGTTATTATAGATAATATGATGAACCTGGAAATGCTTATGTGGGCTGCACAAGAATTTCAATATCCGGCGTTCTCAGATGCGGCAATATCGCATGCCAATGTTACTATGAAAAATCATTACCGCTCCGACTATAGCTGTTACCACGTCGTAAGCTATGATACTATTACAGGATTTCCTGAACTTAAAGAAACTGCACAAGGATATAGTAATTATTCTGCCTGGGCCCGCGGTCAGGCATGGGGATTATACGGTTTTACCATGATGTATCGTTTTACGAAAGACACGGCATACCTTGAACAAGCAAAGCACATTGCTGATTTTATTATTCACCATCCGCGATTACCCGAAGATAAAATTCCGTATTGGGATTTCGATGCACCCAATATTCCTGATTGCCTTCGCGATGCTTCGGCAGGATCCATTATTTGTTCTGCACTTATAGATCTGAGCCGGTATGTTGAAACGAAATTATCTGGAGAATATCTTTCGGTCGCTGAAACTCAAATTCGAACCCTGAGCTCATCTGAATATCGTAATGCAATAGGTACTCAAGGAAATTTTATTCTTCGACATAATGTTGGGCATATGCCTAATAAGACTGAAGTGGACGTGCCGCTGATATACGCCGATTATTATTATGTCGAAGCTCTTATGAGAATGAAGAAGTTAAAAGGTTTGTAA
- a CDS encoding phosphoribosylanthranilate isomerase, whose protein sequence is MKVKICGITNIDDALYAAELGADALGFIFVKSSPRYIAPSAARKIIRALPPFVVPIGVFVDVPQEEIIGVIEQTGINCVQLHGNESPKQLANFPVPVYKSFRVDSSFNPEILRRYKGSAYLLDTKISGKLGGTGQTFDWEIAIKAKEYGRIILAGGLTPENIIEAAQKVRPYAVDVNSGVEESPEKKSRSKLKLLFEKLNQIESV, encoded by the coding sequence GTGAAAGTAAAAATTTGCGGTATTACGAATATTGATGATGCGCTCTATGCGGCAGAACTTGGCGCTGACGCACTGGGATTCATTTTCGTTAAATCAAGTCCGCGCTATATTGCTCCGAGTGCCGCTCGAAAAATCATTCGGGCACTGCCGCCATTTGTTGTGCCGATTGGAGTTTTTGTTGATGTACCACAAGAAGAAATTATTGGAGTAATTGAACAAACAGGAATCAATTGCGTTCAACTTCATGGAAATGAATCGCCAAAACAGCTTGCCAATTTTCCGGTACCTGTGTATAAATCATTTCGTGTTGATTCCAGCTTTAATCCGGAAATCCTTCGCCGATATAAAGGATCAGCGTACCTTTTAGATACGAAGATATCCGGCAAGCTCGGCGGTACAGGTCAGACTTTTGATTGGGAAATAGCCATAAAAGCAAAGGAGTATGGGCGCATTATTCTTGCCGGTGGTTTGACACCGGAAAATATAATTGAAGCAGCACAGAAAGTGCGGCCGTATGCTGTGGATGTGAACAGTGGAGTTGAAGAAAGTCCAGAAAAAAAAAGTAGATCTAAACTGAAGTTGCTGTTTGAAAAACTCAATCAAATAGAAAGTGTTTGA
- the trpA gene encoding tryptophan synthase subunit alpha gives MNRITTKLQALSARKEKALVCFLTAGFPTLDATLPLVSEIEKGGADIIELGMPFSDPLAEGPVIQHSSHVALQQGTTLDKILSYVKTIRRSSEIPLVLMGYLNPILTYGAERFFRAAAKAGVDGVILPELPLEESKRYKSICVSSGLANIILVTPTTPPERIAMIDRASEGFLYCVSTTGVTGSAGNSISSRYIGNVKKSAKKNPVLVGFGIKTPADAHRIAQYADGVIIGSALVQRIARGDSPRKIGHWVRQLKKAL, from the coding sequence ATGAATCGTATCACAACAAAGCTCCAAGCACTCTCAGCACGAAAAGAAAAAGCGCTCGTATGCTTTTTGACAGCGGGATTTCCGACTCTTGATGCTACTCTTCCCTTAGTATCAGAAATTGAAAAAGGCGGAGCCGACATCATCGAGCTGGGGATGCCGTTTTCAGATCCTCTTGCAGAGGGACCGGTAATTCAACACAGTTCCCATGTTGCTTTGCAACAAGGAACGACATTGGATAAAATTCTTTCGTATGTAAAAACAATCCGTCGGTCTTCGGAAATTCCTTTGGTGTTGATGGGTTATCTGAATCCAATTCTTACGTACGGTGCAGAGAGGTTTTTTCGTGCAGCGGCCAAAGCCGGGGTAGATGGCGTGATTCTTCCAGAATTGCCTCTTGAAGAATCAAAAAGATACAAATCAATTTGTGTGAGTTCAGGTCTTGCAAATATTATTCTTGTGACCCCGACAACGCCACCCGAGAGAATTGCGATGATCGACCGCGCGTCAGAAGGATTCCTTTACTGCGTGTCAACAACCGGTGTCACTGGCTCTGCCGGAAACTCGATAAGCAGCAGGTATATCGGTAATGTAAAAAAATCAGCAAAGAAAAATCCAGTGCTGGTTGGGTTTGGTATCAAAACTCCAGCAGATGCACATCGCATAGCTCAATATGCAGACGGTGTCATTATTGGGAGTGCGCTTGTTCAAAGGATTGCACGGGGAGATTCACCACGGAAAATCGGTCATTGGGTGCGACAACTCAAAAAGGCATTATAA